A window of the Thalassospira sp. TSL5-1 genome harbors these coding sequences:
- the thrS gene encoding threonine--tRNA ligase: MIALTLPDGAVREFDGPVSGFDVAKSISSSMAKKSFAIIVNGEVRDLGREIETDATIEIVTKGHDEVLPLIRHDCAHVMAEAVQELYPDTQVTIGPSIENGFYYDFARKTPFTPDDLVKIEKKMHEIINRNEKIEREVWDRNEAIKFFLDKGEDYKAEIIRDLPETETITCYRQGAFIDLCRGPHSPSTGKIGKAFKLMKVAGAYWRGNSDNEMLQRIYGTCWETQEQLDAYLHMLEEAEKRDHRRLGREMDLFHMQEEAQGSVFWHDKGWKLYRKVENYIRGRLDNAGYQEVRTPQLVDRVLWEKSGHWEKFRENMFTTAPDSDEKVLALKPMNCPCHVQIFRMGSKSYRDLPLRMAEFGCCHRNEPSGGLHGIMRVRQFIQDDAHIFCTEDQIVSETKIFCDLLKSVYKDFGFTDIVVKFSDRPEVRAGSDEIWDKAEAALREASEEAGLKLEINPGEGAFYGPKLEFVLRDAIGRDWQCGTLQADFVLPERLDASYMGEDGEKYRPVMLHRAILGSLERFIGILIENYAGRLPLWLSPVHAVICTITNEADGYAQEVKEALAAKGLNVELDLRNEKISYKVREHSHAKIPLILALGKREAEEKTASVRRLGFKHQKTVAISDLAEDMVREIQDRVIEADF, encoded by the coding sequence ATGATTGCCCTTACGCTTCCGGACGGCGCCGTACGTGAATTTGACGGTCCCGTTTCGGGTTTCGATGTTGCCAAAAGCATCAGCAGTTCCATGGCAAAAAAATCCTTTGCCATTATCGTTAACGGTGAAGTCCGCGACCTTGGCCGCGAGATCGAGACTGATGCAACCATCGAGATCGTAACCAAAGGGCATGACGAAGTATTGCCGCTGATCCGCCACGACTGCGCGCATGTCATGGCCGAAGCCGTGCAGGAACTTTATCCTGACACGCAGGTCACGATCGGCCCGTCCATCGAAAACGGCTTTTATTACGACTTTGCCCGTAAAACGCCCTTCACGCCCGACGATCTGGTCAAGATCGAAAAGAAGATGCACGAGATCATCAATCGCAACGAGAAAATCGAACGCGAAGTATGGGATCGTAACGAGGCGATCAAGTTCTTCCTTGATAAAGGTGAAGACTACAAGGCCGAGATCATTCGTGATTTGCCGGAAACGGAAACGATTACGTGTTATCGCCAGGGTGCCTTTATCGACCTGTGCCGCGGACCGCATTCCCCCTCGACGGGTAAAATCGGCAAGGCCTTCAAACTGATGAAGGTCGCGGGTGCCTATTGGCGCGGTAATTCCGACAATGAAATGCTGCAGCGTATTTACGGCACCTGCTGGGAAACGCAGGAACAGCTTGATGCCTATCTGCACATGCTGGAAGAAGCCGAAAAGCGTGACCATCGCCGCCTTGGTCGCGAAATGGACCTGTTCCATATGCAGGAAGAAGCCCAGGGATCGGTTTTCTGGCACGATAAGGGCTGGAAGCTTTATCGCAAGGTGGAAAACTATATCCGAGGCCGCCTCGACAACGCTGGTTATCAGGAAGTGCGCACGCCGCAGCTGGTAGACCGTGTGTTGTGGGAAAAATCCGGTCACTGGGAAAAGTTCCGTGAAAACATGTTCACGACGGCCCCTGATAGTGATGAAAAAGTTCTGGCGCTTAAGCCGATGAACTGCCCCTGCCATGTGCAGATTTTCCGAATGGGCAGTAAATCCTATCGTGACCTGCCGTTGCGTATGGCCGAATTTGGCTGTTGTCACCGTAACGAACCTTCGGGCGGGTTGCATGGCATCATGCGGGTCCGCCAGTTCATTCAGGATGACGCGCATATTTTCTGTACCGAAGACCAGATCGTTTCAGAAACCAAGATTTTCTGTGACCTTTTGAAATCGGTTTACAAGGATTTTGGCTTTACAGATATCGTTGTCAAATTCTCGGACCGCCCGGAAGTGCGTGCCGGGTCAGATGAGATCTGGGACAAGGCGGAAGCAGCACTGCGCGAAGCCTCCGAAGAAGCGGGACTGAAGCTCGAGATCAATCCTGGTGAAGGGGCATTTTATGGCCCGAAACTGGAATTTGTTCTGCGCGATGCCATTGGCCGTGACTGGCAGTGTGGCACGCTTCAGGCGGACTTTGTTTTGCCCGAACGTCTTGATGCTTCCTATATGGGCGAAGATGGCGAAAAATATCGTCCCGTCATGTTGCACCGGGCTATTTTAGGCTCACTTGAACGCTTTATCGGCATCCTGATCGAAAACTATGCCGGTCGCCTGCCCTTGTGGCTGTCGCCGGTTCATGCGGTCATTTGCACCATCACCAACGAGGCTGATGGCTATGCACAGGAAGTCAAAGAAGCATTGGCAGCCAAAGGCTTGAATGTTGAACTTGATCTTCGCAATGAAAAGATCAGTTACAAGGTTCGTGAGCATAGCCACGCCAAAATCCCGTTGATTTTGGCACTTGGCAAACGCGAAGCCGAAGAAAAAACCGCATCCGTGCGCCGTCTTGGTTTCAAACATCAGAAGACCGTTGCGATTTCCGACCTGGCAGAAGATATGGTCCGTGAAATTCAGGATCGCGTGATCGAAGCCGATTTCTAA
- a CDS encoding MFS transporter, translating to MSRPEVRRNVIVLSLCVALSASAMSLLFTVAAVIGYSLAPDKSLSTLPVSATMIAMMLTTAPSAFMMKRFGRKVGFSVGCLIGMCGAFSGMGAVYWGNFWLICAAGAFIGSANAIAMQYRFAAAEAAPAEFRSRAISLTMLGGVLAAFIGPNLASHARNWVDTIPFLGTFLALLGLQLLLMLAIAQLRLPETHKKIHDEPARPLGEIFRVPGVLVAIVGAALGYAVMSFVMTATPLAILDCDYAFGDAAFIIQWHVVGMYAPGFFTGNLIRRFGSLVIIQAGAVFTLVCLVFGLTGIDLLANFWPALVLLGIGWNFMFVGATTLLTENYRPSEQARVQAINEFAVFGTVAVASLSAGSIYAGAGWSVLLMSAAMPVGLVVLIVAIYAVYKRRLKATAIKSG from the coding sequence ATGTCTCGCCCCGAAGTCAGACGTAACGTTATTGTTCTCAGTCTGTGTGTCGCCCTTTCGGCAAGTGCGATGTCGCTGTTGTTTACTGTTGCAGCCGTGATTGGTTATTCGCTGGCACCTGATAAATCGCTCTCTACCTTGCCAGTGTCGGCAACAATGATTGCGATGATGCTTACTACGGCACCGTCAGCTTTCATGATGAAACGGTTTGGCCGCAAGGTTGGTTTTTCCGTGGGCTGCTTGATTGGGATGTGTGGTGCCTTTTCCGGGATGGGGGCGGTTTATTGGGGTAATTTTTGGCTGATATGTGCGGCCGGGGCCTTTATCGGGTCGGCCAATGCCATTGCCATGCAATATCGGTTTGCCGCAGCCGAAGCCGCCCCGGCAGAATTTCGTTCGCGTGCGATCTCATTGACGATGCTGGGCGGTGTCCTGGCGGCATTTATCGGGCCAAATCTTGCCAGTCACGCCCGTAACTGGGTTGATACCATTCCGTTTTTGGGGACGTTTCTTGCGCTGTTGGGGCTGCAATTGTTGTTGATGTTGGCCATTGCCCAGTTGCGCCTGCCGGAAACGCACAAAAAAATACATGATGAACCCGCCCGTCCACTTGGCGAGATTTTTCGTGTGCCAGGGGTGTTGGTTGCCATTGTCGGCGCAGCCCTTGGCTATGCGGTCATGAGCTTTGTGATGACGGCAACGCCGCTTGCCATCCTTGACTGCGACTATGCCTTTGGGGATGCCGCCTTTATTATTCAGTGGCATGTGGTGGGTATGTATGCGCCGGGCTTTTTTACCGGCAACCTGATTCGCCGTTTTGGGTCACTGGTCATCATTCAGGCAGGTGCTGTCTTTACGCTTGTTTGCCTGGTGTTCGGGTTAACCGGGATTGATTTGCTGGCGAATTTCTGGCCCGCACTGGTATTGCTGGGGATTGGCTGGAATTTCATGTTCGTGGGCGCGACAACGTTACTGACGGAAAATTACCGTCCGTCTGAGCAGGCCCGTGTGCAGGCCATTAATGAATTTGCCGTGTTTGGGACAGTTGCTGTGGCTTCGTTGTCTGCAGGCTCGATTTATGCCGGAGCAGGGTGGTCCGTTTTGTTAATGTCGGCGGCCATGCCTGTCGGCCTGGTTGTGTTGATTGTTGCGATTTATGCCGTTTATAAACGCCGGTTAAAAGCAACTGCGATAAAATCAGGGTAA
- a CDS encoding PAS domain-containing methyl-accepting chemotaxis protein — protein sequence MRLSKVLKVYRMAFLKPSAETAEKIEWLQILSRHSGVGLWDAILHDGDAMHPKSKWTWTPEFRRLCGFDNENDFPNVVQSWSDRLHPEDVAPTFAAFGNALETGKPYDVLYRLKVKDGSYRWFRATGGTVKDANGIPRRACGSLVDVHDSKVAEAERDEMRQKLADAFEASVGKLVEAVSESARTLDKAAHSMTSTATQTANLCDVVASASHETNENVQSVASATEELSASIDDISKRVNQSSQIISTAVSEAVETNNKIESLATAAQKIGDVVKLINDIAGQTNLLALNATIEAARAGDAGKGFAVVASEVKTLATQTARATEEIANQIKAIQEETQNAVQAIQNISRTINEVDEISTAIASAIEQQGSVTHEISNSVYQAVKSTESAQANVRSVTEAANDTGKAASHVQGETSELAKNGDKLRDQVGEFLRSIRQ from the coding sequence ATGAGATTGTCAAAAGTTCTGAAAGTATATCGCATGGCGTTTTTAAAACCATCAGCCGAAACAGCCGAAAAAATCGAATGGCTGCAAATTTTGTCACGACACTCCGGTGTTGGATTATGGGATGCCATTCTTCACGATGGCGATGCGATGCACCCAAAGTCAAAATGGACCTGGACACCTGAATTTCGTCGCCTGTGCGGTTTTGACAATGAAAACGATTTTCCCAACGTCGTGCAATCCTGGTCGGACCGTCTGCATCCAGAGGATGTCGCGCCCACATTTGCCGCCTTTGGCAATGCTTTGGAAACGGGTAAACCATATGACGTTCTATATCGCCTGAAGGTAAAGGATGGCTCCTATCGCTGGTTTCGGGCGACTGGTGGAACCGTGAAGGATGCAAACGGCATTCCCCGCCGCGCATGTGGGTCACTGGTTGACGTTCATGATAGCAAAGTTGCCGAAGCCGAACGTGACGAAATGCGTCAGAAGTTGGCCGATGCTTTTGAAGCCTCTGTGGGGAAACTTGTCGAAGCGGTATCAGAATCCGCCAGAACACTCGATAAAGCCGCACACTCAATGACATCAACGGCAACTCAAACAGCAAACTTGTGTGATGTTGTTGCCTCCGCCTCCCATGAAACAAACGAAAACGTTCAGTCTGTCGCATCGGCAACAGAAGAATTGTCCGCATCAATCGATGACATCAGCAAACGTGTTAACCAATCATCCCAAATTATCAGTACTGCCGTTTCAGAAGCTGTCGAAACCAACAACAAAATTGAATCTCTGGCGACTGCTGCACAAAAAATTGGTGATGTTGTCAAACTGATCAATGACATTGCCGGACAAACCAACCTTTTGGCCCTAAATGCCACCATCGAAGCTGCCCGTGCAGGAGATGCTGGCAAGGGATTTGCCGTGGTTGCCTCCGAGGTAAAAACCCTCGCGACCCAAACAGCGCGTGCAACAGAAGAAATTGCCAACCAAATCAAAGCAATACAGGAAGAAACGCAAAACGCGGTTCAAGCCATTCAGAACATTTCCCGCACGATTAACGAAGTAGACGAGATTTCAACGGCCATTGCCTCTGCAATTGAACAACAGGGATCGGTTACCCACGAGATTTCAAACAGTGTTTATCAGGCTGTAAAAAGCACCGAATCTGCTCAGGCTAATGTTCGATCTGTCACGGAGGCAGCCAACGACACAGGTAAGGCTGCGAGCCATGTTCAGGGGGAAACATCAGAATTGGCAAAAAATGGCGACAAATTGCGCGACCAGGTTGGTGAATTCTTGCGCTCTATTCGCCAATAA
- a CDS encoding DUF599 domain-containing protein yields MVTTTLHDALALGWAICWWAGYTFYADSSTRRRKSISALMAHNRHRWMEQMRKRNLRMIDTSIASNLITAISFFSSTTILVLVGLGALLGYSREGIELVSTLPYAAASTPLLWNCKVVFLMLIFVYAFFKFTWAFRLSNYCSILIGATPETSDEKGPNIAAQAARMSMMSAHNFNRGIRAYFFALSALAWFYHPVAFMIGSTWVIVILYNREFRSHALEIMMGR; encoded by the coding sequence ATGGTAACAACAACATTACACGATGCACTGGCACTCGGCTGGGCCATTTGCTGGTGGGCTGGCTATACCTTTTATGCTGACAGCAGCACGCGGCGACGCAAAAGCATTTCCGCGTTAATGGCGCATAATCGACATCGCTGGATGGAACAGATGCGTAAACGTAATTTGCGGATGATTGATACCTCTATCGCCAGCAACCTGATTACAGCGATCAGTTTTTTCTCATCAACAACGATTCTGGTTCTGGTTGGTCTGGGCGCGCTTCTTGGCTACAGCAGAGAAGGTATTGAACTGGTTTCCACCCTGCCCTATGCCGCCGCGTCCACACCCTTATTGTGGAATTGCAAAGTCGTATTTCTGATGTTGATCTTTGTTTATGCCTTTTTCAAATTTACCTGGGCTTTCCGGCTATCAAATTACTGTTCGATCCTGATTGGTGCCACCCCCGAAACCAGCGATGAAAAAGGCCCCAACATAGCAGCCCAGGCCGCCCGTATGAGCATGATGTCAGCCCATAACTTCAATCGTGGCATTCGTGCTTATTTCTTCGCCCTTTCGGCGCTGGCTTGGTTTTATCATCCTGTAGCCTTCATGATTGGATCCACTTGGGTGATCGTCATTCTGTACAATCGTGAATTTCGTTCCCATGCCCTGGAAATCATGATGGGGCGTTAG